In Triticum urartu cultivar G1812 chromosome 6, Tu2.1, whole genome shotgun sequence, the following proteins share a genomic window:
- the LOC125516215 gene encoding uncharacterized protein LOC125516215 isoform X1, translating to MASELGLAPPAKRPLPSAPTTITGIGDDLLREIFLLLPSLPSLVRAALACRTFLGAVRSSPAFRRRFLALHPPQILGFFICPSRIASHPFVPSRGRSDPDLAAAVRGADFFLTRLPENGGSSRGWHFETCYGGYAVLLNQTTDQIAAYNPLTQALHLFPQPPADKILFHGLPEYYFFSEEDQGVLRMVCVQHRNMSWQVPARLAVFSPATSSEWQILPWVETPPPLQPEEDGQKVITFYPGTQVKGFVYWKHTSQAYALILNTATLQFSRVDLPPFFEEIETVQFMLGQTKDGELCMAGADDNDGKTGMLVVCVWRADEHGVEKWMLEGTFALSLFVDATEDDSTVQVDAIIDGYVYLSTKYSGQAESLLSLCLETAKLTKLFDGTYTSPSHPYIMAWPSSLADNKASPCLKIPVYRRMVKAKSSGRGGGDPEFSYQEFRTHEAASASSTGGLLSISEEDESEDEQNELMDIERQ from the exons ATGGCCTCAGAACTAGGGCTAGCGCCGCCGGCGAAGCGCCCGCTACCGTCGGCACCCACCACCATCACCGGTATCGGCGACGACCTCCTCCGCGAGATCTTCCTCCTGCTTCCGTCCCTCCCGAGCCTCGTCCGCGCCGCCCTCGCCTGCCGCACCTTCCTCGGCGCCGTCCGGTCGTCCCCCGCCTTCCGCCGCCGCTTCCTGGCGCTCCACCCGCCCCAGATCCTCGGCTTCTTCATCTGCCCCAGCCGCATCGCCAGCCACCCCTTCGTCCCCTCCCGCGGCCGCTCCGAcccggacctcgccgccgccgtccgcggCGCCGATTTCTTCCTCACCCGTCTCCCGGAGAACGGCGGTTCCTCCCGCGGGTGGCACTTCGAGACCTGCTACGGTGGCTACGCCGTCCTCCTCAACCAAACCACGGACCAGATCGCGGCCTACAACCCCCTCACGCAGGCGCTGCATCTCTTCCCCCAGCCGCCCGCCGACAAGATCCTCTTCCACGGCTTGCCTGAGTACTATTTTTTCTCCGAAGAGGACCAGGGAGTGCTCCGTATGGTCTGTGTCCAACACCGGAACATGTCGTGGCAAGTGCCGGCGCGCCTCGCCGTCTTCTCCCCGGCCACCAGCAGCGAGTGGCAGATTTTGCCGTGGGTGGAGACCCCGCCGCCGCTGCAGCCCGAGGAAGATGGTCAAAAGGTCATCACCTTTTACCCTGGTACGCAGGTGAAAGGATTCGTCTACTGGAAACACACGAGTCAAGCCTATGCACTCATTCTCAACACTGCGACACTGCAATTCTCGAGAGTGGATTTGCCGCCATTCTTTGAAGAGATAGAGACTGTGCAATTTATGCTTGGTCAGACCAAGGATGGGGAGCTCTGTATGGCTGGCGCAGATGACAACGATGGAAAGACAGGAATGCTCGTTGTTTGCGTTTGGAGAGCTGATGAGCACGGTGTTGAGAAGTGGATGCTGGAAGGTACTTTTGCACTGAGTCTATTTGTTGATGCCACAGAGGATGATTCCACGGTGCAGGTTGATGCGATTATCGATGGCTATGTGTACCTGTCTACTAAGTATTCTGGGCAAGCCGAGTCCCTCCTATCCCTCTGCCTGGAAACAGCAAAGCTAACCAAGCTCTTTGATGGTACATACACAAGCCCATCTCATCCCTATATCATGGCATGGCCTTCTTCATTGGCAGACAACAAGGCAAGCCCGTGCTTGAAGATTCCG GTTTACAGAAGGATGGTGAAAGCCAAATCTTCTGGAAGGGGAGGCGGCGATCCAGAATTCAGCTATCAGGAGTTCAGGACCCATGAAGCTGCTAGTGCGTCCTCGACTGGTGGCTTACTGAGCATCAGTGAAGAAGATGAGAGTGAAGATGAACAAAATGAGCTGATGGATATTGAGCGGCAGTAA
- the LOC125516215 gene encoding uncharacterized protein LOC125516215 isoform X2: MASELGLAPPAKRPLPSAPTTITGIGDDLLREIFLLLPSLPSLVRAALACRTFLGAVRSSPAFRRRFLALHPPQILGFFICPSRIASHPFVPSRGRSDPDLAAAVRGADFFLTRLPENGGSSRGWHFETCYGGYAVLLNQTTDQIAAYNPLTQALHLFPQPPADKILFHGLPEYYFFSEEDQGVLRMVCVQHRNMSWQVPARLAVFSPATSSEWQILPWVETPPPLQPEEDGQKVITFYPGTQVKGFVYWKHTSQAYALILNTATLQFSRVDLPPFFEEIETVQFMLGQTKDGELCMAGADDNDGKTGMLVVCVWRADEHGVEKWMLEGTFALSLFVDATEDDSTVQVDAIIDGYVYLSTKYSGQAESLLSLCLETAKLTKLFDGTYTSPSHPYIMAWPSSLADNKASPCLKIPIMYQ, encoded by the exons ATGGCCTCAGAACTAGGGCTAGCGCCGCCGGCGAAGCGCCCGCTACCGTCGGCACCCACCACCATCACCGGTATCGGCGACGACCTCCTCCGCGAGATCTTCCTCCTGCTTCCGTCCCTCCCGAGCCTCGTCCGCGCCGCCCTCGCCTGCCGCACCTTCCTCGGCGCCGTCCGGTCGTCCCCCGCCTTCCGCCGCCGCTTCCTGGCGCTCCACCCGCCCCAGATCCTCGGCTTCTTCATCTGCCCCAGCCGCATCGCCAGCCACCCCTTCGTCCCCTCCCGCGGCCGCTCCGAcccggacctcgccgccgccgtccgcggCGCCGATTTCTTCCTCACCCGTCTCCCGGAGAACGGCGGTTCCTCCCGCGGGTGGCACTTCGAGACCTGCTACGGTGGCTACGCCGTCCTCCTCAACCAAACCACGGACCAGATCGCGGCCTACAACCCCCTCACGCAGGCGCTGCATCTCTTCCCCCAGCCGCCCGCCGACAAGATCCTCTTCCACGGCTTGCCTGAGTACTATTTTTTCTCCGAAGAGGACCAGGGAGTGCTCCGTATGGTCTGTGTCCAACACCGGAACATGTCGTGGCAAGTGCCGGCGCGCCTCGCCGTCTTCTCCCCGGCCACCAGCAGCGAGTGGCAGATTTTGCCGTGGGTGGAGACCCCGCCGCCGCTGCAGCCCGAGGAAGATGGTCAAAAGGTCATCACCTTTTACCCTGGTACGCAGGTGAAAGGATTCGTCTACTGGAAACACACGAGTCAAGCCTATGCACTCATTCTCAACACTGCGACACTGCAATTCTCGAGAGTGGATTTGCCGCCATTCTTTGAAGAGATAGAGACTGTGCAATTTATGCTTGGTCAGACCAAGGATGGGGAGCTCTGTATGGCTGGCGCAGATGACAACGATGGAAAGACAGGAATGCTCGTTGTTTGCGTTTGGAGAGCTGATGAGCACGGTGTTGAGAAGTGGATGCTGGAAGGTACTTTTGCACTGAGTCTATTTGTTGATGCCACAGAGGATGATTCCACGGTGCAGGTTGATGCGATTATCGATGGCTATGTGTACCTGTCTACTAAGTATTCTGGGCAAGCCGAGTCCCTCCTATCCCTCTGCCTGGAAACAGCAAAGCTAACCAAGCTCTTTGATGGTACATACACAAGCCCATCTCATCCCTATATCATGGCATGGCCTTCTTCATTGGCAGACAACAAGGCAAGCCCGTGCTTGAAGATTCCG ATTATGTATCAGTAG
- the LOC125516209 gene encoding uncharacterized protein LOC125516209 isoform X3 → MEPPGSGTGAAEPVEEDRVDEPAHGGSSPSAAAPPPPPPRTTPLHLEQAGGGADGSTPATVFDPRKGKDPVPLLPPWAIPPPPSPATVFDRRKGKDPVPPLPPWGIPPPPSPAGSSSSSDSSIDYGAAFRAGAFGDGVTESSTAAELRARGGRAPATWSDPLVAATREEPNAAPHPFDHGMIDRLVRQQAAIDGAIGLREEPDEAAPSVDPKLVAQSLLQRLARVQAAVDEDNRRREQQYNSLRAEEAMYQKEQEKLSQVKVVVKVKPKQDKLGINWTRIMNKIFRREGREICSEHVNHQTHPITEVRRHHRLASDEANHLDAYSEYRSVIGDGECFYRSFLFSYLEQVIDRQDTHEEQRLLRVVERMSMQHANLRWNSDFRRSSKAFKNLIKKIMRRKHGRESTSSRRKEKLLKFFNKDDTTLDIFIFLRLVVAIQMCWHREVYEPLIPGLRGNYNLEDWCFWRVTPARRFTHHVMMVALARALEVPLRVERVRGGYDPDIYTVPGVPRPRVTLLYSANHYEIIYPRAPSAESSSHQASQREHAADQGSNQQTSQRKHPADQSSSHQASQREDSADQS, encoded by the exons ATGGAGCCACCCGGTTCGGGTACAGGAGCAGCAGAACCGGTCGAGGAGGACCGCGTCGACGAACCGGCCCATGGGGGCTCCTCCCCGAGCGCTGCGGCGCCGCCACCTCCACCTCCCCGCACGACGCCCCTCCACCTCGAGCAGGCCGGAGGCGGCGCCGATGGGTCGACCCCCGCGACGGTGTTCGACCCCCGGAAGGGCAAGGATCCGGTGCCCCTGCTGCCGCCCTGGGCCATTCCTCCTCCTCCGAGCCCCGCCACGGTGTTCGACCGACGGAAGGGCAAGGATCCGGTGCCCCCGCTGCCGCCCTGGGGCATTCCTCCTCCTCCGAGCCCCGCGGGCAGCAGCAGCTCCTCCGACTCCTCCATCGACTACGGCGCGGCATTCAGGGCCGGGGCCTTCGGAGACGGGGTCACCGAGTCGAGCACCGCCGCGGAACTCAGAGCCCGCGGCGGCAGGGCGCCGGCTACGTGGAGCGACCCCTTGGTGGCGGCCACGAGGGAGGAGCCCAACGCGGCGCCGCATCCGTTCGACCACGGGATGATCGATCGGCTGGTGCGACAGCAGGCGGCCATCGACGGGGCGATCGGGCTACGGGAAGAGCCCGACGAGGCGGCGCCGTCGGTCGACCCCAAGCTGGTTGCGCAGTCGTTGCTCCAGCGGCTGGCGAGAGTGCAGGCGGCCGTCGACGAGGACAACAGGCGACGGGAACAGCAG TACAACTCGTTGCGCGCGGAAGAGGCGATGTACCAGAAGGAACAG GAGAAACTATCACAAGTAAAGGTTGTGGTAAAGGTGAAACCCAAGCAAGACAAACTAGGTATAAACTGGACTCGGATCATGAACAAG ATTTTTCGTAGAGAAGGAAGGGAAATATGTTCGGAACATGTGAACCACCAG ACACATCCCATCACTGAAGTCAGAAGGCATCATAGGCTTGCTTCTGACGAGGCGAACCATCTTGATGCCTATTCAGAATATAGATCGGTGATTGGAGATGGGGAGTGTTTCTACAGGAGCTTCCTATTTTCGTACCTT GAGCAAGTTATTGATAGGCAGGACACACATGAGGAACAACGTCTCCTTCGTGTTGTTGAAAGAATGTCCATGCAACATGCAAATCTTCGATGGAACTCTGACTTTCGCAGGAGCAGCAAA GCATTTAAGAATCTGATCAAGAAAATAATGAGACGGAAACATGGCAGAGAATCAACTAGCAG CCGCCGTAAAGAGAAACTTCTCAAGTTCTTCAACAAGGATGATACGACACTAGACA TTTTCATTTTCCTCAGATTAGTAGTAGCTATCCAGATGTGCTGGCACAGGGAGGTGTATGAACCGCTTATACCCGGGCTCAGAGGAAATTACAATCTGGAAGAT TGGTGCTTTTGGCGCGTCACTCCAGCTCGCCGGTTCACGCATCATGTTATGATGGTGGCCTTGGCCAGAGCGCTTGAGGTACCCCTCAGAGTGGAGCGAGTCCGAGGAGGATATGATCCAGATATCTACACTGTTCCTGGAGTTCCCCGTCCGAGAGTGACCCTGCTGTACTCGGCAAATCACTACGAAATCATCTACCCACGCGCTCCTTCTGCTGAGAGTTCAAGTCATCAAGCTTCCCAGAGAGAACATGCTGCTGATCAGGGTTCAAATCAACAGACTTCCCAGAGAAAACATCCTGCTGATCAGAGTTCAAGTCATCAGGCTTCCCAGAGAGAAGATTCTGCTGATCAGAGTTGA
- the LOC125516209 gene encoding uncharacterized protein LOC125516209 isoform X1, whose translation MEPPGSGTGAAEPVEEDRVDEPAHGGSSPSAAAPPPPPPRTTPLHLEQAGGGADGSTPATVFDPRKGKDPVPLLPPWAIPPPPSPATVFDRRKGKDPVPPLPPWGIPPPPSPAGSSSSSDSSIDYGAAFRAGAFGDGVTESSTAAELRARGGRAPATWSDPLVAATREEPNAAPHPFDHGMIDRLVRQQAAIDGAIGLREEPDEAAPSVDPKLVAQSLLQRLARVQAAVDEDNRRREQQYNSLRAEEAMYQKEQEKLSQVKVVVKVKPKQDKLGINWTRIMNKIFRREGREICSEHVNHQTHPITEVRRHHRLASDEANHLDAYSEYRSVIGDGECFYRSFLFSYLEQVIDRQDTHEEQRLLRVVERMSMQHANLRWNSDFRRSSKAFKNLIKKIMRRKHGRESTSRFLTCLVFCNSIIVLWPNAFHLTDIICAIFSRRKEKLLKFFNKDDTTLDIFIFLRLVVAIQMCWHREVYEPLIPGLRGNYNLEDWCFWRVTPARRFTHHVMMVALARALEVPLRVERVRGGYDPDIYTVPGVPRPRVTLLYSANHYEIIYPRAPSAESSSHQASQREHAADQGSNQQTSQRKHPADQSSSHQASQREDSADQS comes from the exons ATGGAGCCACCCGGTTCGGGTACAGGAGCAGCAGAACCGGTCGAGGAGGACCGCGTCGACGAACCGGCCCATGGGGGCTCCTCCCCGAGCGCTGCGGCGCCGCCACCTCCACCTCCCCGCACGACGCCCCTCCACCTCGAGCAGGCCGGAGGCGGCGCCGATGGGTCGACCCCCGCGACGGTGTTCGACCCCCGGAAGGGCAAGGATCCGGTGCCCCTGCTGCCGCCCTGGGCCATTCCTCCTCCTCCGAGCCCCGCCACGGTGTTCGACCGACGGAAGGGCAAGGATCCGGTGCCCCCGCTGCCGCCCTGGGGCATTCCTCCTCCTCCGAGCCCCGCGGGCAGCAGCAGCTCCTCCGACTCCTCCATCGACTACGGCGCGGCATTCAGGGCCGGGGCCTTCGGAGACGGGGTCACCGAGTCGAGCACCGCCGCGGAACTCAGAGCCCGCGGCGGCAGGGCGCCGGCTACGTGGAGCGACCCCTTGGTGGCGGCCACGAGGGAGGAGCCCAACGCGGCGCCGCATCCGTTCGACCACGGGATGATCGATCGGCTGGTGCGACAGCAGGCGGCCATCGACGGGGCGATCGGGCTACGGGAAGAGCCCGACGAGGCGGCGCCGTCGGTCGACCCCAAGCTGGTTGCGCAGTCGTTGCTCCAGCGGCTGGCGAGAGTGCAGGCGGCCGTCGACGAGGACAACAGGCGACGGGAACAGCAG TACAACTCGTTGCGCGCGGAAGAGGCGATGTACCAGAAGGAACAG GAGAAACTATCACAAGTAAAGGTTGTGGTAAAGGTGAAACCCAAGCAAGACAAACTAGGTATAAACTGGACTCGGATCATGAACAAG ATTTTTCGTAGAGAAGGAAGGGAAATATGTTCGGAACATGTGAACCACCAG ACACATCCCATCACTGAAGTCAGAAGGCATCATAGGCTTGCTTCTGACGAGGCGAACCATCTTGATGCCTATTCAGAATATAGATCGGTGATTGGAGATGGGGAGTGTTTCTACAGGAGCTTCCTATTTTCGTACCTT GAGCAAGTTATTGATAGGCAGGACACACATGAGGAACAACGTCTCCTTCGTGTTGTTGAAAGAATGTCCATGCAACATGCAAATCTTCGATGGAACTCTGACTTTCGCAGGAGCAGCAAA GCATTTAAGAATCTGATCAAGAAAATAATGAGACGGAAACATGGCAGAGAATCAACTAGCAGGTTTTTGACTTGCTTGGTTTTCTGCAATTCCATCATAGTATTGTGGCCGAATGCATTCCATCTCACTGACATAATATGTGCCATTTTTAGCCGCCGTAAAGAGAAACTTCTCAAGTTCTTCAACAAGGATGATACGACACTAGACA TTTTCATTTTCCTCAGATTAGTAGTAGCTATCCAGATGTGCTGGCACAGGGAGGTGTATGAACCGCTTATACCCGGGCTCAGAGGAAATTACAATCTGGAAGAT TGGTGCTTTTGGCGCGTCACTCCAGCTCGCCGGTTCACGCATCATGTTATGATGGTGGCCTTGGCCAGAGCGCTTGAGGTACCCCTCAGAGTGGAGCGAGTCCGAGGAGGATATGATCCAGATATCTACACTGTTCCTGGAGTTCCCCGTCCGAGAGTGACCCTGCTGTACTCGGCAAATCACTACGAAATCATCTACCCACGCGCTCCTTCTGCTGAGAGTTCAAGTCATCAAGCTTCCCAGAGAGAACATGCTGCTGATCAGGGTTCAAATCAACAGACTTCCCAGAGAAAACATCCTGCTGATCAGAGTTCAAGTCATCAGGCTTCCCAGAGAGAAGATTCTGCTGATCAGAGTTGA
- the LOC125516209 gene encoding uncharacterized protein LOC125516209 isoform X2 codes for MEPPGSGTGAAEPVEEDRVDEPAHGGSSPSAAAPPPPPPRTTPLHLEQAGGGADGSTPATVFDPRKGKDPVPLLPPWAIPPPPSPATVFDRRKGKDPVPPLPPWGIPPPPSPAGSSSSSDSSIDYGAAFRAGAFGDGVTESSTAAELRARGGRAPATWSDPLVAATREEPNAAPHPFDHGMIDRLVRQQAAIDGAIGLREEPDEAAPSVDPKLVAQSLLQRLARVQAAVDEDNRRREQQYNSLRAEEAMYQKEQEKLSQVKVVVKVKPKQDKLGINWTRIMNKIFRREGREICSEHVNHQTHPITEVRRHHRLASDEANHLDAYSEYRSVIGDGECFYRSFLFSYLEQVIDRQDTHEEQRLLRVVERMSMQHANLRWNSDFRRSSKAFKNLIKKIMRRKHGRESTSRFLTCLVFCNSIIVLWPNAFHLTDIICAIFSRRKEKLLKFFNKDDTTLDIFIFLRLVVAIQMCWHREVYEPLIPGLRGNYNLEDWCFWRVTPARRFTHHVMMVALARALEVPLRVERVRGGYDPDIYTVPGVPRPRVTLLYSANHYEIIYPRASQREHAADQGSNQQTSQRKHPADQSSSHQASQREDSADQS; via the exons ATGGAGCCACCCGGTTCGGGTACAGGAGCAGCAGAACCGGTCGAGGAGGACCGCGTCGACGAACCGGCCCATGGGGGCTCCTCCCCGAGCGCTGCGGCGCCGCCACCTCCACCTCCCCGCACGACGCCCCTCCACCTCGAGCAGGCCGGAGGCGGCGCCGATGGGTCGACCCCCGCGACGGTGTTCGACCCCCGGAAGGGCAAGGATCCGGTGCCCCTGCTGCCGCCCTGGGCCATTCCTCCTCCTCCGAGCCCCGCCACGGTGTTCGACCGACGGAAGGGCAAGGATCCGGTGCCCCCGCTGCCGCCCTGGGGCATTCCTCCTCCTCCGAGCCCCGCGGGCAGCAGCAGCTCCTCCGACTCCTCCATCGACTACGGCGCGGCATTCAGGGCCGGGGCCTTCGGAGACGGGGTCACCGAGTCGAGCACCGCCGCGGAACTCAGAGCCCGCGGCGGCAGGGCGCCGGCTACGTGGAGCGACCCCTTGGTGGCGGCCACGAGGGAGGAGCCCAACGCGGCGCCGCATCCGTTCGACCACGGGATGATCGATCGGCTGGTGCGACAGCAGGCGGCCATCGACGGGGCGATCGGGCTACGGGAAGAGCCCGACGAGGCGGCGCCGTCGGTCGACCCCAAGCTGGTTGCGCAGTCGTTGCTCCAGCGGCTGGCGAGAGTGCAGGCGGCCGTCGACGAGGACAACAGGCGACGGGAACAGCAG TACAACTCGTTGCGCGCGGAAGAGGCGATGTACCAGAAGGAACAG GAGAAACTATCACAAGTAAAGGTTGTGGTAAAGGTGAAACCCAAGCAAGACAAACTAGGTATAAACTGGACTCGGATCATGAACAAG ATTTTTCGTAGAGAAGGAAGGGAAATATGTTCGGAACATGTGAACCACCAG ACACATCCCATCACTGAAGTCAGAAGGCATCATAGGCTTGCTTCTGACGAGGCGAACCATCTTGATGCCTATTCAGAATATAGATCGGTGATTGGAGATGGGGAGTGTTTCTACAGGAGCTTCCTATTTTCGTACCTT GAGCAAGTTATTGATAGGCAGGACACACATGAGGAACAACGTCTCCTTCGTGTTGTTGAAAGAATGTCCATGCAACATGCAAATCTTCGATGGAACTCTGACTTTCGCAGGAGCAGCAAA GCATTTAAGAATCTGATCAAGAAAATAATGAGACGGAAACATGGCAGAGAATCAACTAGCAGGTTTTTGACTTGCTTGGTTTTCTGCAATTCCATCATAGTATTGTGGCCGAATGCATTCCATCTCACTGACATAATATGTGCCATTTTTAGCCGCCGTAAAGAGAAACTTCTCAAGTTCTTCAACAAGGATGATACGACACTAGACA TTTTCATTTTCCTCAGATTAGTAGTAGCTATCCAGATGTGCTGGCACAGGGAGGTGTATGAACCGCTTATACCCGGGCTCAGAGGAAATTACAATCTGGAAGAT TGGTGCTTTTGGCGCGTCACTCCAGCTCGCCGGTTCACGCATCATGTTATGATGGTGGCCTTGGCCAGAGCGCTTGAGGTACCCCTCAGAGTGGAGCGAGTCCGAGGAGGATATGATCCAGATATCTACACTGTTCCTGGAGTTCCCCGTCCGAGAGTGACCCTGCTGTACTCGGCAAATCACTACGAAATCATCTACCCACG AGCTTCCCAGAGAGAACATGCTGCTGATCAGGGTTCAAATCAACAGACTTCCCAGAGAAAACATCCTGCTGATCAGAGTTCAAGTCATCAGGCTTCCCAGAGAGAAGATTCTGCTGATCAGAGTTGA